In Micromonospora ferruginea, the sequence TCCTGGGAGAGCGCGGCGCGTTCCTGCCAGAGCGTGACGAGCGTGCGGTCGATCTCGTCGATGCGTCGCCGGATCTCCCCGATCCGCTCGGCCGCCGCCGAGTCGTCGGTGCCGGTACGCGACGCCGCGGCGCCGGTCGGGTCGCTGCCGGTCGGCCGGTCGTGCCGCGCCAGGCTGCCGCTGGACTCCACCACGTCAGTCATCATCGTCGTCCCTCTCAGGGCTCGGGCCCGGTACCCGGATCCCGGGACGGAAAAGCCCCGGGCTCTGGGAGCCCGGGGCTTTTTCGTAGGTCTGACGATCAGGCGCGACCCACGGCTGCCGGACTCCCGG encodes:
- a CDS encoding chorismate mutase is translated as MMTDVVESSGSLARHDRPTGSDPTGAAASRTGTDDSAAAERIGEIRRRIDEIDRTLVTLWQERAALSQEVGATRMASGGTRLVLSREREILERFRAELGADGTQLALLLLRAGRGPL